In Tachyglossus aculeatus isolate mTacAcu1 chromosome 10, mTacAcu1.pri, whole genome shotgun sequence, the following proteins share a genomic window:
- the LOC119932978 gene encoding keratin, type II cytoskeletal 74-like isoform X2: protein MSRQLSCKPGAERGDLSSLSAVLARKGGSYRAGPKAAGAAGVVGGFGSRSLYSLGGTRSISVNVAGGGARSSGYGFGAGTGGYWPVRGRASGFAGSMFGSVALGPACPSSCPPGGIHPVTVNQSLLQPLDVKVDPEIQKVRTQEREQIKVLNNKFASFIDKVRFLEQQNQVLETKWELLQQLDLNNCKKNLEPIFEGYIGNLHRQLEGLSGDRVRLDSELRSVRDLVEDFKKRYELEINRRTEAENQFVLLKKDADAAYTVKVELQAKVDSLDKEIKFLKCLYDAEIAQIQTHVSETSVILSMDNNRDLDLDSIIEEVRSQYEDIALKSKSEAEALYQSKIQELQLAANRHGDDLKHTKNEISELNRFIQRIRCEVTNVRKQCANLETAIADAEQRGDCALKDARAKLDDLEGALHSAKEELARLLRDYQELMSVKLALDVEIATYRKLLEGEECRMSGENPSSVSISVISSGGGGYGYRPSAVSGGYSASLAGSQAGGARGGDAKVKAPSTSEPKDVPVKTATGGGSPAKKTLR, encoded by the exons ATGAGTCGTCAGCTGAGCTGCAAACCCGGCGCCGAGAGGGGAGACTTGAGCTCGCTCTCGGCCGTTCTGGCCCGCAAAGGAGGCTCGTACCGGGCCGGGCCCAAGgctgcgggggcggcgggggtcgTGGGCGGCTTCGGCAGCCGGAGCCTGTACAGCCTGGGCGGGACCCGCAGCATCTCGGTCAACGTGGCCGGCGGCGGCGCCCGCAGCTCGGGCTACGGGTTCGGCGCGGGGACTGGGGGCTACTGGCCGGTCCGGGGCCGGGCCAGCGGCTTCGCGGGCAGCATGTTCGGCAGCGTGGCGCTGGGGCCCGCctgcccatcctcctgcccccccGGCGGCATCCACCCGGTGACCGTCAACCAGAGCCTCCTGCAGCCGCTGGACGTCAAGGTCGACCCCGAGATCCAGAAGGTGCGGACTCAGGAGCGCGAGCAGATCAAGGTCCTCAACAACAAGTTCGCCTCCTTCATCGACAAG GTGCGGTTCCTGGAGCAACAGAACCAGGTGCTGGAGACCAAATGGGAGCTGCTGCAGCAGCTCGATCTGAACAACTGCAAGAAAAATTTAGAACCCATTTTCGAGGGCTACATTGGCAACCTGCACCGACAGCTGGAGGGCCTGAGTGGAGACCGTGTGCGGCTGGACTCGGAGCTCCGCAGTGTGCGGGACCTGGTGGAGGACTTCAAGAAGAG GTACGAGCTGGAAATCAACAGGCGAACGGAGGCAGAAAATCAGTTCGTACTTCTCAAGAAG GACGCTGATGCCGCCTACACAGTCAAGGTGGAGTTGCAGGCCAAAGTGGACTCGTtggacaaggaaatcaagttccTCAAGTGTCTGTATGATGCG GAAATCGCCCAGATCCAGACCCACGTCAGTGAAACCTCCGTCATCCTGTCCATGGACAACAACCGCGACCTGGACCTGGACAGCATCATCGAGGAAGTGAGGAGCCAATATGAAGACATCGCACTCAAGAGCAAGTCAGAGGCCGAGGCCCTGTATCAGAGCAAG ATCCAGGAGTTGCAGTTGGCAGCCAACCGGCACGGGGATGATCTAAAACACACCAAGAACGAGATTTCAGAACTGAACCGCTTCATCCAGCGGATCCGCTGCGAGGTCACCAACGTGAGGAAGCAG tGTGCCAACCTGGAGACGGCCATCGCCGATGCGGAGCAGCGCGGGGACTGTGCCCTGAAGGATGCCCGGGCCAAGCTGGACGATTTGGAGGGCGCCCTGCACAGCGCCAAGGAAGAGCTAGCCCGGCTGCTGCGCGATTACCAGGAGCTGATGAGCGTCAAGCTGGCACTGGACGTGGAGATCGCCACCTACCGGAAACTGCTGGAGGGCGAGGAATGCAG GATGTCTGGAGAGAATCCATCTTCCGTGAGCATTT CGGTCatcagcagcggcggcggcggttaCGGCTATCGCCCCAGCGCCGTCAGCGGTGGCTACTCAGCGAGTCTCGCGGGTAGCCAGGCCGGCGGGGCCCGCGGCGGAGACGCCAAGGTCAAGGCGCCCAGTACTAGTGAGCCAAAGGACGTGCCGGTGAAGACGGCGACCGGCGGGGGCTCTCCGGCCAAGAAGACGTTGAGATAA
- the LOC119932978 gene encoding keratin, type II cytoskeletal 74-like isoform X1 — protein MSRQLSCKPGAERGDLSSLSAVLARKGGSYRAGPKAAGAAGVVGGFGSRSLYSLGGTRSISVNVAGGGARSSGYGFGAGTGGYWPVRGRASGFAGSMFGSVALGPACPSSCPPGGIHPVTVNQSLLQPLDVKVDPEIQKVRTQEREQIKVLNNKFASFIDKVRFLEQQNQVLETKWELLQQLDLNNCKKNLEPIFEGYIGNLHRQLEGLSGDRVRLDSELRSVRDLVEDFKKRYELEINRRTEAENQFVLLKKDADAAYTVKVELQAKVDSLDKEIKFLKCLYDAEIAQIQTHVSETSVILSMDNNRDLDLDSIIEEVRSQYEDIALKSKSEAEALYQSKIQELQLAANRHGDDLKHTKNEISELNRFIQRIRCEVTNVRKQCANLETAIADAEQRGDCALKDARAKLDDLEGALHSAKEELARLLRDYQELMSVKLALDVEIATYRKLLEGEECRMSGENPSSVSISVSWASLLSAVISSGGGGYGYRPSAVSGGYSASLAGSQAGGARGGDAKVKAPSTSEPKDVPVKTATGGGSPAKKTLR, from the exons ATGAGTCGTCAGCTGAGCTGCAAACCCGGCGCCGAGAGGGGAGACTTGAGCTCGCTCTCGGCCGTTCTGGCCCGCAAAGGAGGCTCGTACCGGGCCGGGCCCAAGgctgcgggggcggcgggggtcgTGGGCGGCTTCGGCAGCCGGAGCCTGTACAGCCTGGGCGGGACCCGCAGCATCTCGGTCAACGTGGCCGGCGGCGGCGCCCGCAGCTCGGGCTACGGGTTCGGCGCGGGGACTGGGGGCTACTGGCCGGTCCGGGGCCGGGCCAGCGGCTTCGCGGGCAGCATGTTCGGCAGCGTGGCGCTGGGGCCCGCctgcccatcctcctgcccccccGGCGGCATCCACCCGGTGACCGTCAACCAGAGCCTCCTGCAGCCGCTGGACGTCAAGGTCGACCCCGAGATCCAGAAGGTGCGGACTCAGGAGCGCGAGCAGATCAAGGTCCTCAACAACAAGTTCGCCTCCTTCATCGACAAG GTGCGGTTCCTGGAGCAACAGAACCAGGTGCTGGAGACCAAATGGGAGCTGCTGCAGCAGCTCGATCTGAACAACTGCAAGAAAAATTTAGAACCCATTTTCGAGGGCTACATTGGCAACCTGCACCGACAGCTGGAGGGCCTGAGTGGAGACCGTGTGCGGCTGGACTCGGAGCTCCGCAGTGTGCGGGACCTGGTGGAGGACTTCAAGAAGAG GTACGAGCTGGAAATCAACAGGCGAACGGAGGCAGAAAATCAGTTCGTACTTCTCAAGAAG GACGCTGATGCCGCCTACACAGTCAAGGTGGAGTTGCAGGCCAAAGTGGACTCGTtggacaaggaaatcaagttccTCAAGTGTCTGTATGATGCG GAAATCGCCCAGATCCAGACCCACGTCAGTGAAACCTCCGTCATCCTGTCCATGGACAACAACCGCGACCTGGACCTGGACAGCATCATCGAGGAAGTGAGGAGCCAATATGAAGACATCGCACTCAAGAGCAAGTCAGAGGCCGAGGCCCTGTATCAGAGCAAG ATCCAGGAGTTGCAGTTGGCAGCCAACCGGCACGGGGATGATCTAAAACACACCAAGAACGAGATTTCAGAACTGAACCGCTTCATCCAGCGGATCCGCTGCGAGGTCACCAACGTGAGGAAGCAG tGTGCCAACCTGGAGACGGCCATCGCCGATGCGGAGCAGCGCGGGGACTGTGCCCTGAAGGATGCCCGGGCCAAGCTGGACGATTTGGAGGGCGCCCTGCACAGCGCCAAGGAAGAGCTAGCCCGGCTGCTGCGCGATTACCAGGAGCTGATGAGCGTCAAGCTGGCACTGGACGTGGAGATCGCCACCTACCGGAAACTGCTGGAGGGCGAGGAATGCAG GATGTCTGGAGAGAATCCATCTTCCGTGAGCATTT ctgTGTCCTGGGCCTCTCTCCTCTCAGCGGTCatcagcagcggcggcggcggttaCGGCTATCGCCCCAGCGCCGTCAGCGGTGGCTACTCAGCGAGTCTCGCGGGTAGCCAGGCCGGCGGGGCCCGCGGCGGAGACGCCAAGGTCAAGGCGCCCAGTACTAGTGAGCCAAAGGACGTGCCGGTGAAGACGGCGACCGGCGGGGGCTCTCCGGCCAAGAAGACGTTGAGATAA